The nucleotide sequence AGAATAGGACAGATTCAGATGTAGGGgagtgatgtcactgatgtgacCCCAGCCCACCTCCTGGCTTCACTGCGCAGGACCTTTAGCAGCATCAAACATCTTCTTCCTTCCCTCCATCCCTGACATGGCTTCCACATTCTTCCTCCAGTCACTGTCCTCCACTGGCCTCTTCTGCAGATAAGGCAGACAGTTGGATTGTGCAACAGAGAGTATAAAAGACTAAAAACAGAGGCTGCAAAGTAGAGCAGGTTcagaaaatgttattgttggatCTAAGCCTTTGAGACCTGCTCATTTCAATAGGAAACCCTTTGGCGAATTGTTTATTACCATACTAGTATAACTGGTTTACCTCAGACTTGGAGAGACACACATTCATTCACAAGTATACACACACCGGAACAAGCTAATCTGCACATGTGCATGCGCTCAGGAGTTGGGAGAAGTGGTCACAAAGGCTAATATTCTGTGTACAATGGGATCATTGTCTTGTGTTCTGTGCCTTCTCTCACAAATACACCGTCCCCGCCCTGCAGTGGCTTCCTACTCGGTGTCTTAAACACACctttcacacacactgaaaacagcGTTTTCAGGTGTTCCATGACATCTCAAGCGCTGACATCATGTCTGTATCTGAAACCTTACAGTAGCTGAATGCATATTTGTGCTCTAAGGATGGCACAGACATTGCTCGGGCTGGTTTCATTGTATTCTGTGTGCACATGCATGATTGCATCTTCTCTTTTCCCATTTGCATGCACCTTTTCAGTGTCCTCTTTCTTGACAGACTTGAGATTGGCTCGCAGGTCCATGGAGACTTTGTGCTTGGAGCCCAGCAGCGAGCGAAGGATGGCATCAGCTGACACACGGACACGTCGAAGATTAGGCCTCTTGAATTTCCCCCTGAGGTCCAGTACCTTGATATTCAGGTCTTTAATCTGGTTGAGTGACACAGAATGGAGGGAGCAGGATGTAGCAGTTTCTCATGGTGATCATAGTGTTGCATAATATACGTAAAGTATAACTGATATGAAACATTTCAAATTCTACTTATTGAATCAGGAAATGCGCTGGGATAATAAAGCGTACCAACCTCGCGTGTGTTGAGCATGACTTTAGCTTCAATGTCATATCGCTCCTCATCAACTACATCTATCTTAGCATGGAGCTCTCTGCAGAGATCCTACACATGGACAAAGGAAAACTTAGTATGAAAGGGATCATGTGCAGTCCTTTCTTTACTTGATTTCTTGTCCTGATTTACTTTTTAGAATACAATGCTGTATTGACATAATTTGGGAATGATCTAAGTTGTCGCTGCAAAGGATGGAAAGAAAAATGGGAGATTTTAGGGAATCTGTAGGGAACATACCTGAAGCTGGCCAAGGCTCAGGCCACTCATATTTAAAGGAGGAGCCCTCTCAGCCAGGTACCtatgtttctcctcctctttgaCTAAAATCTCCTGCTCCAATTCCTCCTTGGCCTTTGCCACCATCAGACTCTGCCAAATCGACATAAAATAATGTATTACATATGCGTTCGGATTCTTTCAAAACACAAATCACATAATTTTTTTCACATGACAGATGAAAAATTCAGATGCTGGCTTTCTCTCAGTTGTCTATATCTGCTGCCCTCCTGTGGGCTGAACACATGTATTACACTAATAAATCAAATAAGTCTGCCCATGATTTCTCTTACCTTGAGCATCAGCTTCCTTGAGGCTGAGATCTTGGGTTTCCGCTGTATGGTTAAGATGAGTCACAAGATTATCAATAAATATGAAGTATATGTAGTTTACTAGGTTAACTTAGTTATAAAAATAGTTGAATATTGTATCAACAAGTTAGCGGTCAGATGGTCTTACCTCTTGGCtgtaaaagaagagaaaaagacataatttaaaatgcttaaagacatacttgtttttttttatgtctgtgtaTCTATAATAAGAATGCAAAACCTGATCACTCACACATGTTCAGGCATCCTGCTGTTGAGATCTCACTGGAAAAGAGACGGGAGAGATTAGaaacacacgctcacacagaaacacaccctGAACCGTTGGCAGTATTTGTTTGATCAGCGGATCAGATACATATCATTTGTTTGGGCTGGATCATCTTTCTGCAGTTCTATAAGAACGTTGAGTCGGTTTCAGCGCTTGTAAACTGTCAGCAGGCCAATTGTACAGTATCATACTTTATTTAAGTGTGTCCGCTTTTGATGGCACACTGGAGAAATCCCTCTTTGTTCTGTGTTAGCACTGCAAAACTGACAACATCCTTGGAAGTTTGTTGCATCGGCAGGTTGGTGCAGCTTCACTAAAAATAAACGTAACAATCTAAATGAATCTAAATATATCCTGTGACCTCAAAATATACAAATCCATGTGCTGATGGATTATAAAAGTTAGCATTTACGCATATAAGTTAAAACGGTCTAAAATAGTCTAAAACCGAACGATATAGAAATGGAGCCAAACAATAGGTGGGGGAAaattttaataatgaattgGCAGAGGATAAGAGGTGTTAAGCAGTCTTCACCTGTTTGGACGAAAGGAATTTGGAAATTGCTGGTCTAGGCAACCTTAAATCCATTTTTAAGTCTGAGGTTGCTGaagctttattgtttttttaatgcatgtttaagaaaatgtgtttgttgtGCATGAAAATATCATACAGGCACAAAATGTTTGGGGAATCAGTGTCCTAGTTTTTCACAGAACTTACAGAGTGCAGTTTTGCCTATAGGAACCTTTTCTACCATATAAACATTCCATAAAAAACAGTGACACATTAACGCCAGTAAGATGCTTAATTTGTCTTGACATCTCAATGTTTTAGTGTTGTTTTCACTTTTGTTATTACCTGGTCTTACCTTTCCTCCCCCTCAGTATCTTGCCCTTTGTCCTTTATCAAATCTGCAAGTGATTTGCAGCACTCACCCTTTCACTCTTTCAATTTAGGCCAGCCTTTCTCCTCATACCTCCCCCTCTCATTTGGTTCTATTTGGTTCCATTTGAGAATGGCACCACATAAGACCACCTAGCACGATGGGGTTACAATCTGCTCCAGCGGATTAGGAAAATTCCAGACAGATAGCCGTCCCTCATCCATCTCTTCTGTCCCTTATCCCTGTCTTTCTCCTCAGGATTATCTTGCCAAGAGGAATTTAGAGTGGCCTGTCTCCCCAAATAGACCAGGGAACAACTGATAGACAGCTGTGGTGGGTGACTATGCTGTGGGGTGCCCAGCCTGGATCAGGGATTTATTGCTAGTAACTCATGGATGCTTATGACCCTCTGTGGTGCGGCCAACTTGgcaatgaaaaaagaaaacccaccCAAGGTGCTTTGGAAAGCTTACGTCAACCTCGGATTTGAACATAGTTGCTTTGGCTGCAGATTTAAACTCCCCAGTTTGTATTATTTCAACTGATCATCACTGATCACTACTTTATGATAGTACAGCTTTATAGTGTACATACAGTCTGTGCCCAAAGATGAAACTGGGCTGCTAACAAAATAGCATTGAAACACTTATTATTGTCTATCTCTCTGCTATGCTATGTCCCCATTGTTCACCAGGTTGACATACTGAATAAACTAATACTACTAGATCAATCTGTATTCTCACTGTACAGAGATGTCTCAATTTGAAATCTGCATGACACATTTTCAACAAATGCATGGCTGGACTCAGGCATGTATGTATTCCTTTACTAAGAATCCACAGATAGAAAACTTATGCCTAATGCTACAGACAGACCGTTTTATCAAGGGAACTTACCAGTGTCAGAGGCAGGAGAGATGTGACCACGGATGGAGCTCGATGGACAGATCAGAGATGAGCCCTCTATTTAACTGCACCGCCCATTGTCTAGATCTCGCTTTCTTTTGTGTGTGGACGCTATTATTAGTCAGCCACGTCCTTCTTGGTACATAATCTTGCTCTGCTCATTTTTCCTCTCACATGTTCATGTAAACAATGGCAATATAGTTAGAGCCTGAAGGCTTTGGTTTTGGATCCCACATGATGATGAGAGTAACTCAAATGATGAATTGTAGGTAAACATGTATATCAACTATAAGCTGGCCAGAGACTGCTTGGAAAAGGAAattctgtaaaaaaaatcaaggaaaAAAACCACTTGTAAGTACACTAAGTAGAAGTGGTGATGATAGCTGTGCAGTATAATGACAGGGGTCCTTTATGTGGTTACGCTGAAGGCTTCGTGACTTTTTAAGCCATGCCAGTGGCAGCTGTATAAAGGGCAGCTATGGTTTGTCATTCCAGCACTTTAATCCACAGAGAATCGCCTCAGCTGATATTGGGTGAAATGTCATAATATTTTATGAGGAGATTTATGGTCAACAGGGAATTAATCCttatgattttattgatcccgTGCCTTTTCTTTGATCCATGATGACTTTGTGTCTTCTGTGTTTGAGTCAACTTAACAGGTGTGGTACAAACTTTGGGGCAGATATTTAAGTTCCCTTTGGAGGAATTtgaacttttcctcttgcaCCATGATTGGGTCAAAATTTAAACCAGTTTAATGCTTTTATTCATGACTAGTTAGTCTCTTGATCTAAGGTGGAGTTTGGGCCGTGCTCTGGTTTGCTGTTCTGTCCGTGGGTGGGTCTACCTCGGCTCCTGAATGCTGCCTGCACGCCTGCTTTCCATTTACTGATCACCTCTCAGGGATAAAAGGCCAGTGTACGTTCCTGCTCTTTAGCTGGTTGTTGTTGCCCTTGTGGTGATAATAAGACTCTCAAATCATGACTCATTTTATGTGTGCTTTCTGGTTATCTGACCTTTCTCTCTCAGCTGGATTTATGTTACCTACAACCTGAAGAAATTGCTCACTGTTTCCCTGTTCACCTGGAAACATCATGTGCCTGCCTGTCCTCTAAAACCACTGCATGCTTCCCCTCAACTCCAGTCAATCCTCGATAAAAAAATTTACTCTCAAGACTCATCTAAAAATGCCACGAATCTGTTTTATCCTCTCCTGCAGTCTTCTGGTACTCCGTTGCTTAAACTTCCATTGGTCTCTTGGGTCTTGCTATAAAGTCCACTTGTTTTTGTAATTATGACACTAATATGGCACTAGCAGACAAAGGCACAAATGCAAATTGGTCAATCACCTCTTAGGAGTGTCAAAGATGCATTATTAACAGACTGCAGGTAGCTGTATAGTGCATACTGCAGACGACAATGCAAGCAATCAGTGCAATAAAATGCATGATGTCACACTGACAAATGGAAAAATATAAACAGGCATTAGTGTGCTAAGACGTCTGTCATCATATCAAATCTACCCCATATCAGATAAGCGGTTCTGAGTGTCCCAGCATGGACAAGGCCGGGGGTAATCTGAACAGGGCAGGGGTGAACAGACATTCTTCCAAGGCAAACTAAATATTGGCTCTATTTATCTGGTTTTCAGGATAATCTATAACTGGATACCTGCAAAACTGTAGACCATGCTATTAGCTAATTAATCCATCAAATATGCCTAAAATGAATTCTCACAATGCATATTAAATGAAGATTTAATAAAGGATGCAGTCTGTACTGTTCCTTCTGGATCAAGGCATGCATGTTGAGGAGGGATTAGTCCCAGACTTCTCTATGCAATCATTCTGGTGATAATAATAGAGCTCAGGCAGCAATGATAAACATTATGTTAACATTCTCATATTAACATCTTAGCACGCTCACGCCATGCTTAAAATATTTAACTCATGATATTGCCATATTGAGTACAGCTACATGAACCAGGAGCATGGCTTTGTTTACTAACACCTAAACCTCGAAGGAGAGATTAAAATGCCAGACATGCATGTGAGGACGCCTTTCAGACAAATCTTCTTGACGGACAAAGTGAAACCTCGCCACACCGTCTGTAATCCAAATGAAGACAAAAGGGTGGCTGCACCCACACAGTCACACCACTGAAATTCTAAACACATGTCTGCTATTACTTGTAAATAGGTTGCCTAAGTTTCCTACAGATATGTACAAAGATATTCATATTGTCTAATAATGTACGGTGCTGTCTGATGAGATGATTTTATGTGTAAAATGTGTAAACTGAGAGATAAATAAACCTTAACTCAAGAGTCAGAACGAGCAATGCTCAGTGAAATTGCAAAAAACCTAAGAGCTGTGACTCAGACTCTACAAGCCTCAGTGAGAATGTTGAAGGTTAAAGTTCACGACAGAACAATTAGTAAAAGGCTGAGCAAATATGGCTTGTCTGAAAGGAGACGGCTTCTGCTCTCTAAAAGGAACATGGCGCCACAGCTTAGGTTTTCAAAATGACATCTGAACAAATCACGAGGTTTCTGGTACAATGTCCTTTGAACAGATGTGACCAACTATGTTTAGGGAAAACCAAACAACACAAATGCCTCACACCTCAAGAATGACAGTGGAGCAGTGACGGTTTTGGGCTTGTATTGGGCCCAGTAGAGCTGGGCATCTTGCTGTCACTCCTCTAGAGTTCGTGGTTGATTCATAGTTGATTAtgagtcaaatgtgaggacatgtctgacagctaaagcctGGCTGAAACTGGTTATTGCAACAagacactgatcacaaatctaCAGAAGAATggttgaaaacaaaaaaggaatgagGCATTGCGATGGCCCAGTTAAACTCTAGACTTAAGTTTGATTAAAAATGCTGAGGCAGGAATGTTGGGTCTAACACTTAAACCCCGCTGACTCAGAGACCAGTCACTTGTGTACGAAAGCAAGACCACAGCGCTTTTGTCTTTTACTCGCTGCAAGGGGAAAAGCTCTTCATCTGATCTCAGCCAACTCCAAACTCCGGCCCCCTCTCACAGTCCTTTTATTAACATCAGTATTTACACAAACATCTCATTAATCATGTGACAGATAAAACACTCACATGTGAACATGTGACGTGTGTGTCTGCGACGTGTGATCATGtgatatgtgtgtatgtgtgaaaacAGAGGTGAGCATTCTTGCTAAAGATCTAATCAGCTTGCACAATGACAACTACATTGATCCACGATTCTTTAACAAGGACCTTAAGAGTGCTGTGTACAAACAAATGCCtggaaactgaactgaaataaactgaaacaacATTGCAAGGAAGAGAGGGCCAAAACCTTTCAACAACAATATCCAGAAACTGACAAAGTCAACCAGAAAACTATTACTTTAATAAAGTTTAAACCATGTTCTACACATGACTATGTCCATATTTTGAATGATAACTTGTTGAACTATCaaatgccacacacacacgcacacatgcacaaatacaCAGAGGCATTCTGTTTGCAGTCTTGCACAGTGTGAGACAACAGATAATGGAGAATGTAAACCAATggtagaggggaaaaaacacaaaacgttTTAAATACACAGATTATCTGAGAACTTAGATAAGCCTGAATCAGATTCATGCACCCACACAGTTGTGTGTACACACAGACGTTTTCCTCACTTAAAAGTTGCGAGACAGACCTCTAGTGGTGTAATATTTACACAGCAGCTCCATCTCTTAGAAGCTGAGAAGCTGGAGGCTTGCCAACGATTTTTGAAGTGAGCTCTGGTCAGTGAAGAGCGCACGCCAACATAGACTAATCAACAGGCTGTCCCATTGGTGGCGCATTAGAGTCAACATCAGGAAAACATTATGAGTCCACATCTGACACCACTCTAGTTCTTACTTAATTGTAGCTCAATTTGCGTGTTTGTCAGATTCCCTGGAAAGAAGTTATGAAGTTTAGACAGAGAATTTGACTAAAAACTGTGATTAAACAAACATCGGATTTAATGATACACTAAGTATTTTTTTAGGTTATTTAATAGAAGAAAAGAATGTTGTACTCATATATATCTATAAACTGATCAGTGTGTTCTTAAATCTTCTAAAAACTGATGTATTCTGAAAAACTCTTTCAAACTATATAAGactatttaacatttttatatgtatattttcaTCATCTCTTTCTCAGTACATCTTTCTCCTCTTCATTTCCCTCTCCTCTCATTTCCACCTCATCTTCTCCTCCCTACCTTGAGCCTTATCTCCTAAACTGAAGTCAGTGCTCAACCACACAAAAACGTGCATAAACACGATTGATTATAGTGGCCCcgagaaaacaaacacactgcaacttaagaaaacaccagaaaAGGGAAAAATGGTGCAATAGCACAAAGAACACAATGGAAATTTAAAGCACGTAGAACGTTGAATAAAACTAAATTTTAAAAGACACAATCTAAGTGCTTTTGGGGAGACATTAAGTTGATGGAAGAGCTGTGGAAGTGACAGAAACCAAAAATATGTGAACGATTGCACGGAGACACGCTTGAAAGAAGTGGATAATACTTTGGTGTCGTGAAGGAGAAAAAGATGCAAgttaatgtgtgttttcataTAATACTGAATACATGTTTGCTATTAGCTGTTATTCTGTCACTTTCATAACTGTCCCATCACATTCTAGtctcactttgttttttttaattgatttatttgtatttattctaGATATTGGCCCAATTACTTATTGTCAGAGGGTTATAAATGTAATCCTACCATCACCAGGCAGCTGACTAGctagctaaaaaaaaacaataacagctGGTTAAAAGCTAACTTTATGCAAGCTAATGTTAGTCTCAAGTTtcctaaaaaataaagtttcccTCTGATAAGCAGTTT is from Oreochromis niloticus isolate F11D_XX linkage group LG20, O_niloticus_UMD_NMBU, whole genome shotgun sequence and encodes:
- the tnni1a gene encoding troponin I, slow skeletal muscle, producing MPEHVQERKPKISASRKLMLKSLMVAKAKEELEQEILVKEEEKHRYLAERAPPLNMSGLSLGQLQDLCRELHAKIDVVDEERYDIEAKVMLNTREIKDLNIKVLDLRGKFKRPNLRRVRVSADAILRSLLGSKHKVSMDLRANLKSVKKEDTEKKRPVEDSDWRKNVEAMSGMEGRKKMFDAAKGPAQ